One window from the genome of Grus americana isolate bGruAme1 chromosome 2, bGruAme1.mat, whole genome shotgun sequence encodes:
- the SRI gene encoding sorcin isoform X1 — translation MAFPGQPAPGGGFYQGGYGGAPGGPAFPGQAQDPLYGYFAVVAGQDGQIDADELQRCLTQSGIAGAYKPFNLETCRLMISMLDRDMSGTLGFNEFKELWAVVNGWKQHFVSFDNDRSGTVDRQELEKALMNMGFRLSPQAVTAITRRYSTRGKITFDDYIACCVKLRALTECFRRRDTSQQGFVNFQYDDFIQCVMSI, via the exons ATGGCGTTTCCTGGGCAGCCGGCGCCCGGCGGCGGTTTCTACCAGGGCGGG TATGGAGGAGCTCCAGGAGGACCAGCATTCCCTGGACAAGCTCAGGATCCTTTGTATGGTTATTTTGCTGTAGTAGCAGGGCAG GATGGACAAATAGATGCTGATGAGCTACAGAGATGTCTCACCCAGTCAGGGATTGCAGGAGCGTATAAAC CTTTCAACTTAGAGACTTGCAGACTCATGATCTCAATGCTGGAT AGGGATATGTCCGGCACACTGGGATTTAATGAGTTCAAAGAACTCTGGGCTGTGGTCAATGGCTGGAAACAGCACTTCGTAAGTTTTGACAACGATAGAAGTGGTACAGTGGATCGTCAAGAACTGGAGAAAGCCTTGATGAATATGG gATTTAGACTGAGCCCACAGGCAGTGACTGCAATCACAAGGCGATACAGCACTCGTGGAAAGATTACATTTGATGATTACATTGCCTGCTGTGTGAAACTCAGAGCTCTCACTG AATGTTTTAGAAGAAGGGATACATCTCAGCAGGGTTTTGTGAACTTCCAGTATGATGAT ttcataCAGTGTGTCATGAGCATCTAA
- the SRI gene encoding sorcin isoform X3 has translation MISMLDRDMSGTLGFNEFKELWAVVNGWKQHFVSFDNDRSGTVDRQELEKALMNMGFRLSPQAVTAITRRYSTRGKITFDDYIACCVKLRALTECFRRRDTSQQGFVNFQYDDFIQCVMSI, from the exons ATGATCTCAATGCTGGAT AGGGATATGTCCGGCACACTGGGATTTAATGAGTTCAAAGAACTCTGGGCTGTGGTCAATGGCTGGAAACAGCACTTCGTAAGTTTTGACAACGATAGAAGTGGTACAGTGGATCGTCAAGAACTGGAGAAAGCCTTGATGAATATGG gATTTAGACTGAGCCCACAGGCAGTGACTGCAATCACAAGGCGATACAGCACTCGTGGAAAGATTACATTTGATGATTACATTGCCTGCTGTGTGAAACTCAGAGCTCTCACTG AATGTTTTAGAAGAAGGGATACATCTCAGCAGGGTTTTGTGAACTTCCAGTATGATGAT ttcataCAGTGTGTCATGAGCATCTAA
- the SRI gene encoding sorcin isoform X2, translated as MAFPGQPAPGGGFYQGGDGQIDADELQRCLTQSGIAGAYKPFNLETCRLMISMLDRDMSGTLGFNEFKELWAVVNGWKQHFVSFDNDRSGTVDRQELEKALMNMGFRLSPQAVTAITRRYSTRGKITFDDYIACCVKLRALTECFRRRDTSQQGFVNFQYDDFIQCVMSI; from the exons ATGGCGTTTCCTGGGCAGCCGGCGCCCGGCGGCGGTTTCTACCAGGGCGGG GATGGACAAATAGATGCTGATGAGCTACAGAGATGTCTCACCCAGTCAGGGATTGCAGGAGCGTATAAAC CTTTCAACTTAGAGACTTGCAGACTCATGATCTCAATGCTGGAT AGGGATATGTCCGGCACACTGGGATTTAATGAGTTCAAAGAACTCTGGGCTGTGGTCAATGGCTGGAAACAGCACTTCGTAAGTTTTGACAACGATAGAAGTGGTACAGTGGATCGTCAAGAACTGGAGAAAGCCTTGATGAATATGG gATTTAGACTGAGCCCACAGGCAGTGACTGCAATCACAAGGCGATACAGCACTCGTGGAAAGATTACATTTGATGATTACATTGCCTGCTGTGTGAAACTCAGAGCTCTCACTG AATGTTTTAGAAGAAGGGATACATCTCAGCAGGGTTTTGTGAACTTCCAGTATGATGAT ttcataCAGTGTGTCATGAGCATCTAA